From Shewanella yunxiaonensis, the proteins below share one genomic window:
- a CDS encoding multidrug effflux MFS transporter, whose amino-acid sequence MNNAVSPSPTELGLPLYLLLPMLAAIMAITPLTIDMYLPAMAIIADSFHSDVTTVQQSLSVYLAGYSIGMLTFGPLADRIGRRPLVIAGLSGFMLCSIGLALSPSLQLFMILRFVQAFIGAAATVVIPGYIKEIYGENTAKGMSYVSLIMMLAPLLAPSIGSLILGFGHWPLIFIILAIYAGALLLLVSLKLKMASDAKGAPHSTQSFLGNYRIVLSRPGVKPYLASGLLCALAFFCYLTASPFVYMEVFHLSKSLFAILFSCNVGALAIANILNSRLVVRFGPRRMLAVATMTGTVSALALVTVNLLGLEYYWTVITLAPLMGSMGIMSVNSDAIVLMKFKQETGTATAVIGTLRFGIGAMAGPILAFFYTGTAVPFAAIMLAAIVLIGVCQLFTGPGTLKSPTAP is encoded by the coding sequence TTGAATAACGCCGTTTCACCTTCACCAACAGAATTGGGGTTGCCGCTTTACCTCTTACTGCCCATGCTGGCGGCAATTATGGCAATTACGCCGCTGACGATTGATATGTATCTGCCCGCAATGGCGATTATTGCCGACAGTTTTCATTCCGACGTCACCACCGTACAGCAGTCGCTGAGTGTGTATCTGGCAGGTTATTCTATCGGCATGCTGACATTTGGGCCATTAGCGGATCGTATCGGTCGTCGTCCGCTGGTGATTGCCGGACTGTCAGGTTTTATGTTGTGCAGTATTGGGCTCGCCCTTTCGCCCTCATTACAGCTGTTTATGATATTGCGATTTGTACAAGCCTTTATCGGCGCCGCAGCCACGGTTGTTATCCCAGGTTACATCAAGGAAATCTACGGCGAAAATACTGCCAAAGGCATGTCATACGTCAGCCTGATTATGATGCTGGCACCGTTGTTGGCACCGAGTATTGGTAGCCTGATCCTTGGTTTTGGTCATTGGCCCCTGATCTTTATCATCCTGGCCATTTATGCGGGCGCACTATTGCTGCTGGTCAGCCTGAAACTGAAAATGGCCTCGGATGCCAAAGGTGCTCCGCATAGCACGCAATCATTTTTAGGCAACTACCGTATCGTGTTGTCACGGCCGGGTGTCAAACCCTATCTCGCCAGTGGTTTATTGTGCGCGTTAGCGTTTTTCTGCTATCTCACCGCCTCCCCGTTCGTTTATATGGAAGTATTCCATCTGAGCAAATCGCTGTTTGCCATTCTGTTCAGCTGTAACGTTGGAGCGCTGGCCATTGCCAACATTCTTAACTCTCGCTTAGTTGTGCGTTTTGGCCCCAGAAGAATGCTGGCGGTTGCGACCATGACTGGCACAGTATCGGCACTAGCATTGGTGACCGTTAATCTGCTGGGGCTGGAATATTACTGGACGGTCATTACCCTGGCACCACTGATGGGCTCAATGGGCATCATGTCGGTGAACTCTGATGCGATTGTGCTGATGAAGTTTAAACAGGAAACCGGCACGGCTACGGCTGTTATCGGAACACTACGCTTTGGCATAGGCGCGATGGCCGGCCCAATATTGGCGTTTTTCTATACCGGAACTGCCGTGCCTTTCGCCGCAATTATGTTAGCAGCCATTGTGCTAATTGGCGTGTGCCAATTATTTACAGGACCCGGCACACTAAAATCGCCAACAGCACCTTAA
- a CDS encoding acetolactate synthase 3 large subunit, with the protein MEMLSGASMIVRSLIDEGVKHIFGYPGGSVLDIYDALHEKSDIEHILVRHEQAAVHMADGYARATGKVGVVLVTSGPGATNAITGIATAYMDSVPLVVLSGQVPSNLIGNDAFQECDMIGISRPVVKHSFLVTDPQEIPNIIKKAFYIASSGRPGPVVVDLPKDCLNPAIKYEYQYPKSVKLRSYNPTISGHKGQIRRGLQALLEAKQPVLYVGGGAIISECSAQIRQLAEKLNLPVVNTLMGLGAFPGSHPQNLGMLGMHGVYEANMAMHNCDLIFGIGVRFDDRTTNNVAKYCPNATVMHIDIDPSSISKTVHADIPIVGSADNVLDEMLELLREPELFPQQDTAALENWWQQINGWRERHCLNYQKSSERIKPQQVVEMLYKLTQGDAYVASDVGQHQMFAALYYPFDKPRRWINSGGLGTMGFGLPAAMGVKMALPDETVVCVTGDGSIQMNIQELSTALQYGVPVKIINLNNRFLGMVKQWQDIIYAGRHSQSYMDSVPNFAKIAEAYGHVGMTISNPAELESKLAEALAMTDKLVFVDISVDETEHVYPMQIRGGAMSDMWLSKTEKC; encoded by the coding sequence ATGGAGATGCTTTCCGGCGCCAGCATGATCGTGCGTTCACTGATCGATGAAGGCGTTAAACATATCTTTGGCTACCCAGGTGGCTCCGTTCTAGACATTTACGACGCACTACACGAAAAATCCGATATTGAGCATATTCTGGTTCGCCATGAACAGGCCGCTGTGCATATGGCTGACGGCTACGCACGTGCCACCGGCAAAGTGGGCGTAGTACTGGTGACATCTGGTCCTGGTGCAACTAATGCGATTACCGGTATTGCCACCGCATATATGGATTCCGTGCCATTAGTGGTGTTGTCAGGTCAGGTGCCAAGCAATCTGATTGGTAATGATGCCTTTCAGGAATGCGACATGATTGGTATTTCCAGACCTGTGGTAAAACACAGCTTTCTGGTGACCGATCCACAAGAAATTCCCAATATCATTAAAAAGGCGTTTTACATTGCGTCCAGTGGCCGCCCAGGCCCAGTAGTGGTAGACCTGCCAAAAGATTGCCTGAATCCGGCAATTAAATATGAATACCAGTATCCTAAGAGCGTTAAGTTACGTTCGTATAACCCGACTATCTCGGGTCACAAGGGTCAGATCCGTCGAGGATTACAGGCATTATTGGAAGCCAAACAGCCAGTACTGTACGTTGGTGGAGGCGCCATAATTTCTGAATGCTCAGCGCAAATCCGCCAGCTGGCTGAAAAGCTTAACTTGCCTGTGGTAAACACCCTCATGGGTTTAGGCGCCTTCCCCGGCAGTCATCCGCAGAATCTGGGGATGTTGGGGATGCACGGTGTATATGAAGCCAATATGGCGATGCACAATTGCGATCTGATCTTTGGTATCGGTGTCCGGTTTGACGACCGCACAACCAACAATGTGGCCAAGTACTGCCCTAATGCCACTGTGATGCATATCGATATCGATCCCTCATCCATTTCTAAAACCGTGCATGCGGATATCCCAATTGTGGGTTCAGCTGACAATGTGCTGGATGAGATGCTGGAGCTGTTACGGGAACCTGAACTGTTTCCACAACAGGATACTGCCGCGCTGGAGAACTGGTGGCAACAGATCAACGGCTGGCGCGAACGCCATTGTCTGAATTATCAGAAATCCAGTGAACGCATCAAGCCACAACAAGTGGTAGAAATGCTGTATAAATTGACCCAGGGCGACGCCTATGTGGCCTCTGACGTAGGTCAGCATCAGATGTTTGCGGCGCTCTATTATCCGTTTGATAAACCTCGCCGTTGGATCAACTCCGGGGGTCTTGGCACCATGGGCTTTGGTCTGCCAGCAGCGATGGGCGTGAAGATGGCGCTGCCGGATGAAACCGTGGTGTGTGTGACCGGTGACGGCTCAATTCAGATGAATATCCAAGAACTGTCCACCGCCCTGCAATATGGCGTTCCGGTAAAAATCATCAACCTTAACAACCGTTTTCTGGGCATGGTTAAACAGTGGCAGGATATTATATATGCTGGCCGCCATTCTCAGTCTTACATGGACTCGGTGCCTAACTTCGCCAAGATTGCCGAAGCGTATGGTCATGTGGGTATGACCATCAGCAATCCAGCAGAGCTGGAAAGCAAACTGGCTGAAGCGCTGGCAATGACCGACAAACTGGTATTTGTTGATATCAGTGTCGATGAGACCGAACACGTTTACCCCATGCAGATCCGGGGTGGCGCGATGAGTGACATGTGGTTGAGCAAAACGGAGAAATGCTGA
- the ilvN gene encoding acetolactate synthase small subunit codes for MKRRIISVLMENQPGALSRVVGLFSQRGYNIETLTVAPTDDATLSRLTVTVFADDFILEQIEKQLHKLIDVLKVSNITESSYVERELALIKVKATGETRDEVKRTADIFRGQIVDVTPTLYTIQMTGTSEKLDAFVQSLAETTKVVEVSRSGIVGLARGDKSMKA; via the coding sequence ATGAAACGCCGAATTATTTCTGTATTGATGGAAAACCAACCTGGCGCTTTGTCTCGAGTGGTTGGCCTGTTTTCTCAACGCGGTTATAACATTGAAACCTTGACCGTAGCGCCCACTGATGACGCAACCCTGTCACGGTTAACTGTCACCGTATTTGCAGATGATTTCATTCTGGAACAGATTGAAAAGCAACTGCATAAGCTGATTGACGTACTCAAGGTGTCCAATATCACTGAATCCAGTTATGTGGAACGCGAATTGGCACTGATCAAAGTCAAGGCAACCGGCGAAACCCGCGATGAAGTAAAACGGACTGCGGATATTTTTCGTGGCCAAATTGTCGATGTGACCCCAACGCTGTACACCATCCAGATGACAGGGACCAGTGAAAAGCTTGATGCTTTCGTCCAGTCACTGGCAGAAACAACAAAAGTTGTAGAAGTATCACGTTCAGGTATTGTCGGCCTCGCTCGTGGCGATAAATCCATGAAAGCTTAG
- the pstS gene encoding phosphate ABC transporter substrate-binding protein PstS — translation MNNLLKGALLGCTIAASASVYADTVINGAGATFPYPVYAKWAEQYNKETGVKLNYQAIGSGGGIKQIIAKTVDFGASDAPLDKAKLDKEGLVQFPAVMGSIVAVVNLPGVKAGELKLSGALLADIYLGKVKSWDDKAIADLNSGVKLPHTPIYTVHRSDGSGTTYNFTDYLARVSSDWKSKVGVDKEVAWPQEAHQLGGKGNAGVANFVKRTKGSIGYVEYAYAKTNNLAYTQMQNQAGKFVQPTMEAFMAAAANADWANAPGFKLILNDQPGAASWPMTAATFILMHKSQANEATAKEVLKFFEWSYANGDELASQLEYVPMPDNVVKMVETMWHSDIKTAGGKAVY, via the coding sequence ATGAACAACTTGCTTAAAGGCGCCCTGTTAGGTTGTACCATTGCCGCATCAGCTTCTGTATATGCAGATACTGTTATTAACGGTGCCGGTGCGACCTTCCCATACCCTGTCTATGCTAAGTGGGCAGAGCAATACAACAAGGAAACCGGTGTTAAGTTGAACTACCAAGCCATTGGCTCTGGTGGTGGTATCAAACAAATTATTGCCAAGACTGTAGATTTCGGTGCCTCTGACGCGCCGCTCGACAAAGCAAAACTGGACAAAGAAGGTCTGGTTCAATTCCCTGCGGTCATGGGCTCCATCGTTGCGGTAGTTAACCTGCCGGGTGTTAAGGCGGGTGAACTGAAACTGTCTGGCGCACTGCTGGCGGATATCTACCTGGGTAAAGTAAAAAGCTGGGATGACAAAGCCATTGCCGATCTGAACAGCGGCGTAAAACTGCCACACACTCCTATCTACACCGTACACCGTTCAGACGGTTCTGGTACTACTTACAACTTCACCGATTATCTGGCTCGCGTAAGCAGTGACTGGAAATCCAAAGTAGGTGTTGATAAAGAAGTTGCTTGGCCACAGGAAGCTCATCAGCTGGGCGGTAAAGGCAACGCCGGTGTCGCTAACTTCGTAAAACGTACTAAAGGCTCTATCGGTTACGTTGAGTACGCTTATGCCAAGACCAACAACCTGGCCTACACCCAAATGCAGAACCAAGCTGGCAAGTTTGTTCAGCCAACCATGGAAGCGTTCATGGCTGCTGCGGCAAACGCAGACTGGGCAAATGCTCCTGGCTTCAAACTGATCCTGAACGACCAGCCAGGTGCTGCTTCATGGCCAATGACAGCCGCAACCTTCATCCTGATGCATAAGTCTCAGGCCAACGAAGCCACAGCAAAAGAAGTGCTGAAGTTCTTCGAGTGGAGCTACGCCAACGGTGACGAACTGGCTTCGCAGCTGGAATACGTGCCAATGCCAGATAACGTTGTGAAGATGGTTGAAACCATGTGGCACAGCGATATCAAAACAGCTGGTGGCAAAGCTGTTTACTAA
- the pstC gene encoding phosphate ABC transporter permease subunit PstC — protein sequence MTAISLRTLPWQGDDIFRRACLASAGLISVLMFALLLSLCIGAWPALDKFGLGFFTSSEWNPVTKEFGAANALYGTLVSSIIAVALALPVGVGVAIFLSELCPAWLSRPLSIAIELLAAVPSIIYGMWGLFVFAPWFSDGFQVWAGEHLSELPVIGALFSGPPMGVGLLTSGIILAFMILPILTSLIKEALSTVPKVLREATYGIGATQFEVIVKVLLPAIKGPIFGALILALGRALGETMAITFVIGGAQSIDSSLFMPATSISATIAEQFNEATGDMHISALIGLGLVLFMITFLVMGSARILLRRKAK from the coding sequence ATGACTGCAATATCATTGAGAACACTTCCCTGGCAGGGAGACGATATTTTCCGTCGTGCGTGTCTCGCCAGCGCGGGATTGATTTCCGTGTTGATGTTTGCCCTGCTGCTGTCGTTATGTATTGGTGCCTGGCCTGCACTGGATAAGTTCGGGCTGGGATTTTTTACCAGTAGTGAATGGAATCCGGTGACTAAAGAGTTTGGTGCCGCCAATGCTTTATATGGCACTTTGGTATCGTCTATCATCGCCGTCGCCCTCGCGCTGCCAGTAGGTGTGGGTGTGGCGATTTTCCTGTCTGAACTCTGCCCGGCTTGGTTATCCCGCCCCTTATCCATCGCGATTGAACTGCTGGCAGCCGTACCCAGCATTATCTATGGTATGTGGGGCCTGTTCGTATTTGCTCCCTGGTTCTCCGACGGTTTTCAAGTGTGGGCAGGAGAGCACCTGTCCGAGTTACCGGTTATTGGCGCATTGTTCAGCGGTCCGCCAATGGGGGTTGGTTTGCTGACATCAGGGATCATTCTCGCATTCATGATCCTGCCGATCCTGACTTCATTGATTAAAGAAGCCTTATCTACCGTCCCCAAGGTCTTACGTGAAGCAACATACGGCATTGGCGCAACCCAGTTTGAAGTGATTGTAAAAGTGTTACTGCCTGCTATCAAAGGTCCGATTTTTGGGGCATTGATCCTGGCGCTTGGCCGAGCCCTAGGCGAAACCATGGCAATCACCTTTGTGATCGGTGGTGCCCAAAGTATCGATTCCAGTCTATTTATGCCGGCAACGTCCATCTCCGCCACCATTGCAGAACAGTTCAATGAAGCCACAGGCGATATGCATATTTCCGCCTTGATTGGGTTGGGACTGGTACTGTTCATGATCACTTTCCTGGTGATGGGTTCTGCCCGCATTTTGTTGCGGAGGAAAGCTAAATGA
- the pstA gene encoding phosphate ABC transporter permease PstA: protein MIRKFKNQLFKALCLLATLIGLGILVLILFTLFQKGMAGMSWSLFTEITPGPGGEGGLANAIVGSIIMTLLGIVIAAPIGILAGTWLAEYGQNSKTADTIRFLNGMLMSAPSILIGLFVYEMVVVFMGHFSGWAGAISLAIIALPVIISTTEEMLKLVPVTLREAGAGLGTPRWKVTVKLSYRAVGTGIITGILLSVARISGETAPLLFTALNSSFMTVNPNEPMANLPVTIYQFAMSPYDSWNQLAWSGALLITMAILFLNIISRVLPQLKKRRS, encoded by the coding sequence ATGATCCGCAAATTTAAAAATCAACTATTCAAAGCCCTGTGTTTACTGGCCACGCTGATTGGTCTGGGCATTTTGGTACTTATCCTGTTTACCCTGTTCCAGAAAGGCATGGCAGGTATGAGCTGGAGTTTGTTTACCGAGATCACTCCCGGACCAGGTGGTGAAGGTGGTTTGGCCAATGCGATTGTCGGTAGCATCATCATGACCTTACTGGGTATTGTGATTGCCGCACCAATTGGCATTCTGGCCGGCACCTGGTTAGCGGAGTATGGCCAGAACTCCAAAACTGCTGACACTATTCGCTTCCTTAACGGCATGTTGATGAGTGCCCCCTCTATCCTTATCGGCCTGTTTGTTTACGAGATGGTAGTGGTATTTATGGGTCACTTCTCCGGTTGGGCGGGCGCTATTTCGTTGGCCATCATTGCGCTGCCAGTCATCATCAGTACCACTGAAGAGATGTTAAAGCTGGTGCCTGTCACCTTGCGTGAAGCAGGGGCTGGCCTCGGCACACCACGCTGGAAAGTTACCGTTAAATTGAGCTATCGCGCTGTCGGCACCGGCATAATCACTGGCATTCTGTTGTCAGTCGCTCGCATCAGTGGTGAAACGGCCCCGTTACTGTTCACCGCGCTCAATTCAAGTTTTATGACCGTCAATCCCAATGAGCCAATGGCAAACTTGCCGGTCACTATTTACCAATTTGCAATGAGTCCTTATGACTCCTGGAACCAACTGGCCTGGTCGGGCGCGCTGCTGATCACAATGGCCATTTTGTTTTTGAACATTATTTCTAGGGTACTGCCCCAGTTGAAAAAGCGGAGGTCATGA
- the pstB gene encoding phosphate ABC transporter ATP-binding protein PstB: protein MMSLVAQLKDYKQPQQVKPLVRRMEIKDLNFFYGKDKQVLFDVNLPIYQNRVTAMIGPSGCGKSTLLRCLNRIYELYPHQYAEGSITLGETSVLDRKVDLNDLRAKIGMVFQKPTPFPMSIYDNIAFGIKLYERLSKKDMDHRVKEALQQAQLWNEVKDKLHSDASGLSGGQQQRLCIARTIALKPDVILMDEPTSALDPIATQGIEELITELRKNYTIVIVTHNMQQAARISDFTAFMYLGELIEFGETKQVFQQPVNDRTRNYVSGTFG, encoded by the coding sequence ATGATGAGTCTGGTCGCGCAATTAAAAGATTACAAACAACCCCAACAAGTAAAACCACTGGTACGTCGGATGGAAATTAAGGATCTGAATTTCTTCTATGGCAAAGACAAACAAGTATTGTTTGACGTCAATTTGCCAATCTATCAGAACCGGGTTACCGCAATGATCGGTCCATCGGGTTGTGGTAAATCTACCCTGCTCCGTTGTCTTAACCGTATTTATGAGTTGTATCCACATCAGTACGCAGAAGGCAGCATCACGCTGGGCGAAACGTCAGTGTTGGACCGCAAAGTCGACTTAAATGACCTGCGCGCCAAAATCGGCATGGTGTTTCAAAAGCCTACACCGTTTCCAATGAGCATCTATGACAACATCGCTTTTGGTATTAAGCTCTACGAACGATTGTCTAAAAAAGATATGGATCATCGCGTCAAAGAGGCGTTGCAGCAGGCTCAGTTATGGAATGAAGTAAAAGATAAGCTCCATAGCGATGCTTCAGGCTTGTCTGGTGGACAACAGCAACGGCTATGTATAGCACGTACTATCGCATTGAAACCAGATGTTATTCTGATGGACGAGCCGACTTCTGCCTTGGACCCAATCGCCACGCAGGGGATTGAAGAGCTGATAACTGAACTGCGAAAAAATTACACTATCGTGATTGTGACCCATAACATGCAACAAGCTGCCCGTATTTCCGATTTTACTGCCTTTATGTATTTGGGTGAGCTGATTGAATTCGGTGAAACTAAACAGGTATTCCAGCAACCGGTAAACGACCGCACCCGCAATTATGTAAGTGGTACTTTCGGTTAA
- a CDS encoding MBL fold metallo-hydrolase, whose product MKFQIIPVTPFQQNCSLIWCEQTLKAAVVDPGGNIDRILDAVHEHGLTLEKILLTHGHIDHVGGAAKLAAEQQLPIIGPHIADKMWLEQLPIQSQKFGFPPSIAFESDRYLDDGDEVTVGNTVLKVYHCPGHTPGHVVFWSEADKLAFVGDVLFRGSIGRTDFPGSSYQALIDSICNKLWPLGNDTSFVPGHGPMSTFGEERQSNPFVADQLLK is encoded by the coding sequence ATGAAATTTCAAATAATTCCCGTAACCCCGTTTCAGCAGAATTGTAGTTTGATTTGGTGTGAGCAGACGCTTAAAGCTGCAGTCGTGGACCCCGGTGGCAATATTGATCGGATATTGGATGCCGTTCATGAACATGGATTAACACTGGAAAAAATCCTGTTAACTCACGGGCATATTGATCATGTCGGTGGTGCAGCAAAACTCGCCGCCGAACAACAGTTACCTATTATCGGCCCCCATATCGCAGATAAAATGTGGCTGGAACAGTTGCCTATTCAAAGTCAGAAATTTGGTTTCCCGCCGAGCATTGCGTTTGAATCCGATAGGTATCTGGATGATGGTGATGAAGTGACCGTCGGTAATACCGTGCTGAAGGTGTATCACTGTCCTGGTCATACACCTGGTCATGTGGTGTTCTGGTCCGAAGCGGACAAACTGGCATTTGTTGGCGATGTGTTGTTCCGTGGCTCGATTGGCCGCACGGACTTTCCCGGCTCCAGTTATCAGGCGTTGATTGATTCTATCTGCAATAAATTATGGCCACTGGGGAACGATACCAGTTTTGTGCCAGGGCATGGCCCGATGTCCACCTTTGGTGAAGAGCGGCAGAGTAACCCGTTTGTGGCAGATCAATTATTAAAATAA